The following is a genomic window from Rhizobium sp. CC-YZS058.
GTGTAGGTGAGCTTGTCTTCACTTTCCTCATAGGAAGACGCAAGCACGCCGACGATCGTCCCGAGCGTCTCGTCGTAACTGACCAAAGGTTCGAAGTAGATGCTCAGCCAGGTGAAGCCGCTGGTCGCCGCCAGCGGATTGAAGTTGCCCTGAAGCCCTCCCGGCCCGACATCAAAGCCGCCAGAAAGCGTTGCAGCGGATGCTGCGGAGTTCAACGTCATCATCGCAGTGCTGGCAGTCATGGCCGACACAGCGATCGCGACCGCGACCTTCGATAATCTATTCACTGGCTTCCTCCCATGGGTGAACTCTTCTTATTGATCGCGATAACCTGCGAGATGCCCTCGTAGTGATCATGCATTCGGCGTTGTGCCTCCGCGATGTCCTTCGCTTCGACGGCTTCCACGATCGCAGCATGGGCTCTCCATGTGCCGATCGGATCGGAGTTGTCGAGGTTGACGAAGTCGGAGGCCTTGTAGAAGGCCAGCCAGAACACGTCGATCAAACGAGCGAGGGTCTCGTTGTTCTGGCATCGGAACAGGAGGGTATGGAACAGTTGATCCTCCGCGGGGAAGGGCTGCCCGCGTTCGGCAAGGACGCGCATCCGGTCGACGACATCCTGCAATTCGGCCAGGTCATCGTCAGTGATCATCGTCACGGTCTTTGCAATCAGTCCGACTTCCAGCGTCTTCCGGATTTCTATGACTTCTTCGATCTGGCGAAGGGCGCCACCCAAACCGTAGGCAAGGTTGTCAAGCAGCGGCTCGAAGGAAAAGGCCTTGACGAAGATTCCAATGCCGCGCCTGGATTCGAGGACACCCAGCGACTCCAGGGCCTTGATGCCTTCTCGCAGTGAGTTGCGGCTCACATTCAGTTGACTAGCGAGATCGGACTCCGCGGGGAGGGCCGCTCCAGGCGCCAGGCCATTCTCACTGATATAGGCCCTCAAGCTTTCCTGCACCGTAATGTGCAGGAGCGGCGCTCTCACCAGGGGTTTCATCGACTTGAGCGCCATCTGCCCAACAACTCCTTTTGACAGTCGTTAAGGGATATCCACTTGTAGGATAACCGTCAACCGGAATTTTGTTCACCTGCACTTGATGAGCTGCTCTTTGACGATGCCGGCGCGGTGATCGGCGTCGCGACCGGCGATATGGGCATCGAGAAGAGCGGAGAGCCGGGGCCGAACTTTGCGCGCGGCATGGCGCTGCTCGGCAAA
Proteins encoded in this region:
- a CDS encoding FadR/GntR family transcriptional regulator, which translates into the protein MALKSMKPLVRAPLLHITVQESLRAYISENGLAPGAALPAESDLASQLNVSRNSLREGIKALESLGVLESRRGIGIFVKAFSFEPLLDNLAYGLGGALRQIEEVIEIRKTLEVGLIAKTVTMITDDDLAELQDVVDRMRVLAERGQPFPAEDQLFHTLLFRCQNNETLARLIDVFWLAFYKASDFVNLDNSDPIGTWRAHAAIVEAVEAKDIAEAQRRMHDHYEGISQVIAINKKSSPMGGSQ